The Blastocatellia bacterium genome contains a region encoding:
- a CDS encoding cupin domain-containing protein, which yields MEKAELKSFGKPDEVREFPKGRLELIKIGGATVGRAIFEPGWRWATSVQPLANTKSCEAPHFQYHVSGVLKIRMDDGAEFECRPGDVSLLPSGHDAWVIGDEPAVVVDFQGMIDYAKTR from the coding sequence ATGGAAAAGGCGGAACTGAAGAGTTTCGGAAAGCCAGATGAGGTTCGAGAATTTCCAAAGGGCCGTCTGGAACTGATCAAGATCGGCGGAGCGACGGTGGGCCGCGCCATCTTCGAGCCGGGGTGGAGATGGGCGACCTCGGTCCAGCCCCTGGCGAACACCAAGAGCTGCGAAGCTCCACACTTTCAGTATCACGTGTCAGGAGTGCTGAAGATCCGAATGGATGACGGCGCCGAGTTTGAGTGCCGCCCGGGAGACGTCTCGCTCCTTCCATCGGGTCACGATGCGTGGGTCATCGGCGATGAACCTGCGGTCGTCGTGGACTTCCAGGGAATGATTGACTACGCGAAGACCCGGTAG
- a CDS encoding type II toxin-antitoxin system HicB family antitoxin — MARAFNVIIERDSEGYYVATVPELPGCHTQAKSLDTLMKRIQEAIELCLEVEGETVSPPEFIGVQRILVEA; from the coding sequence ATGGCGAGAGCCTTTAACGTTATTATCGAACGTGACTCTGAAGGTTACTATGTGGCCACTGTCCCTGAATTGCCTGGCTGTCATACACAAGCCAAATCGCTGGATACGTTGATGAAACGCATTCAAGAAGCGATTGAGTTATGCCTGGAAGTCGAAGGCGAAACAGTCTCGCCTCCAGAATTCATAGGCGTTCAACGTATCTTGGTTGAAGCA